Proteins encoded together in one Solanum lycopersicum chromosome 7, SLM_r2.1 window:
- the LOC109120711 gene encoding secreted RxLR effector protein 161-like: MKDLGKTKFCLGLQIENLSNGILVHQSTYTEKILKHFYMDNSHPLSTLMVVRSLDINTYPFRPQENDEELLGDETPYLSAIGALMYLANNTRPDICFAVSLLARFSSSPTKRHWNGVKHILRYLRGTMDIGLFYSNESKSELIGYADAGYLSDPHKARSQTSYSFTCGDTTISWQSMKQTLVVTSSNHAEIIAIHEAIRECV, encoded by the coding sequence atgaaagatctcggcaagacaaaattttgtcttggccTACAGATTGAGAATTTGTCAAATGGAATACTTGTTCATCAATCAACGTACACAGAAAAGATACTAAAACATTTTTACATGGATAACTCACATCCATTGAGTACTCTAATGGTGGTAAGATCGCTTGACATTAATACATATCCATTTCGACCTCAAGAGAACGATGAAgagcttcttggtgatgaaactccttaTCTTAGTGCGATCGGGGCACTAATGTACCTTGCTAACAATACTCGACCAGATATCTGTTTTGCAGTAAgtctactggcaagattcagttcctccccaacaaaaagacattggaATGGTGTTAAACACATACTTCGATATCTTCGAGGGACCATGGACATAGGTTTGTTCTATTCCAATGAATCCAAATCAGAActgattggttacgcagatgcaggGTATTTATCAGATCCGCATAAAGCTCGATCACAAACAAGCTATTCGTTTACATGTGGAGACACGACAATATCTTGGCAATCAATGAAACAAACGTTAGTAgtcacttcttcaaatcatgcagaaataATAGCCATCCATGAAGCAATTCGAGAGTGCGTCTAG
- the LOC101245377 gene encoding 3-oxoacyl-[acyl-carrier-protein] synthase II, chloroplastic-like, with protein sequence MASSTVSSWMIGSCMSVPGKKEHELHGFFGIYKSKCKWAIPSKTTKGVFINSKSNSALTFPISSSFLSQPNLTITGFSSSNSCFLFTGSAANPPPTKIISYAQTGEVMAIASESAMEAAPKKKPPTKERRVVVTGMGVATSVGHDPHTFYENLLEGVSGISEIEAFDCSQYPTRIAGEIKSFSTDGWIVPKLSKRMDKFMLYMLTAGKKALSDGGITEDMMDELDKRRCGVLIGSAMGGMKVFNDAIEALRVSYRKMNPFCVPFATTNMGSAMLAMDLGWMGPNYSISTACATSNFCILNAANHIIRGEADMMLCGGSDAAIIPIGLGGFVACRALSQRNTDPSRASRPWDSNRDGFVMGEGAGVLLLEELEHAKQRGATIYAEFLGGSFTCDAYHMTEPHPKGTGVILCVEKALAQSGVSKEDVNYINAHATSTPAGDLKEYQALVHCFGQNPELRVNSTKSMVGHLLGAAGAVEAVATIQAIRTGWVHPNINLENPDEGVDTNILVGPIKERLDIKVALSNSFGFGGHNSSILFAPYK encoded by the exons atggcGTCATCGACGGTATCGTCATGGATGATTGGGTCATGCATGTCAGTTCCTGGTAAAAAGGAGCATGAATTACATGGTTTTTTTGGGATTTATAAGTCTAAATGCAAATGGGCTATTCCAAGTAAAACAACCAAAGGGGTTTTCATAAACTCCAAATCCAATAGTGCTCTTACATTTccaatctcttcttctttcttgtcTCAACCTAACCTTACCATTACTGGATTTTCCTCTTCCAATTCCTGCTTTCTCTTTACCGGATCCGCAGCTAATCCTCCTCCAACAAAAATTATCTCTTATGCTCAAACAG GGGAGGTAATGGCAATTGCATCCGAATCGGCCATGGAAGCCGCACCAAAGAAGAAACCTCCAACCAAGGAAAGGCGAGTTGTTGTGACAGGGATGGGTGTGGCCACATCAGTTGGTCATGATCCCCACACGTTTTATGAAAACCTGCTTGAAGGTGTCAGTGGCATAAGTGAAATAGAAGCTTTTGATTGTTCTCAGTATCCAACA AGAATTGCTGGAGAGATCAAGTCTTTCTCAACTGATGGCTGGATTGTACCCAAACTTTCTAAAAGAATGGACAAGTTCATGCTTTACATGCTAACGGCTGGTAAGAAAGCACTCTCAGATGGTGGAATTACTGAAGACATGATGGATGAATTGGATAAAAGAAGATGTGGAGTTTTAATTGGCTCTGCTATGGGTGGGATGAAG GTTTTCAATGATGCAATAGAGGCTCTAAGGGTTTCCTATAGGAAGATGAATCCTTTTTGTGTCccatttgcaactacaaacaTGGGTTCTGCCATGCTTGCCATGGACCTG GGATGGATGGGTCCAAATTATTCAATTTCAACAGCATGTGCAACAAGCAACTTCTGCATATTGAATGCCGCTAACCACATCATTAGAGGTGAAGCT GACATGATGCTGTGTGGTGGATCAGATGCAGCAATTATACCAATTG GATTGGGAGGATTTGTTGCTTGCAGAGCACTTTCACAGAGAAATACCGACCCTTCAAGAGCTTCTCGGCCTTGGGATAGT AATCGCGATGGATTTGTCATGGGTGAAGGAGCTGGTGTCCTGCTTCTGGAAGAACTTGAGCATGCCAAG CAAAGAGGTGCAACAATCTATGCTGAATTTCTAGGTGGAAGTTTTACTTGTGATGCTTATCACATGACTGAGCCTCATCCTAAAG GAACTGGAGTCATCCTATGTGTAGAGAAGGCATTAGCTCAGTCAGGGGTATCCAAGGAAGATGTGAACTACATTAATGCGCATGCAACATCCACACCAGCAGGAGATCTTAAGGAGTATCAAGCTCTTGTTCATTGTTTTGGCCAAAATCCAGAG TTGCGAGTTAACTCCACAAAATCTATGGTTGGTCACCTGCTTGGAGCTGCTGGTGCTGTTGAGGCTGTGGCAACTATCCAG GCAATACGAACTGGTTGGGTTCATCCAAATATTAATCTTGAAAACCCAGATGAAGGCGTG GATACAAATATACTTGTTGGTCCCATAAAGGAACGACTGGATATTAAGGTGGCATTATCTAATTCATTTGGATTTGGTGGCCACAACTCATCAATCTTATTTGCTCCTTACAAGTAG
- the LOC101245075 gene encoding pentatricopeptide repeat-containing protein At1g09900, whose protein sequence is MLSRFISKSLHLRLFTLLSPETHVLNPKSSFPHFLLNNSCFFSTGNNNGKDSDYERIDNQVLHDGSWAKEQGFKPWNFDMEGKEERLFDVGEEVNVGTEMKGFQVEKKFLQSEEKALKGSCTNEFTIKKSANPSVRVYSEEVLEIVEIIRGGGQNVRQQLILVASKLSFKCVVEIFDLLNEQRISGLKFFNWLRDSHPEFHRSAYVNSLIICNCGWLDDYKTMFSLLEEFKTEQTCLTDKAFGFLTVFGSCKDSLMNSTKKVVDMLIEVGGSCCGSGVYGLIEMFCSLDLFEMATFVIEITERTASRYNILIRKRCRAGQIEKARAIIEEMSEFGCSPNTKSYNYLLGSLCKNDKLEDVRIVLEEMRNKGLNPDAITFETLVYHLSSRGQVEFASEFMNLMVNVNVKPRSTTHAAFLKVLLEAGEREKAYKYVIDMSAKYNHSVNTLYSLLVRLNQKKGDIMAAQNILNEMIDKGLKPDFGIFIKFVKQLGKTRRKSLARDLKMKYSVFYCSTKANNSLSNSFVP, encoded by the exons ATGCTCTCTCGTTTTATCTCCAAATCCTTGCATCTCCGACTGTTCACCCTACTTTCCCCCGAAACCCATGTCTTAAACCCTAAATCCTCATTTCCACATTTCTTACTCAACAACTCATGTTTCTTCTCCACAGGTAACAACAATGGCAAAGATTCGGACTATGAGCGAATAGATAACCAAGTTCTTCATGATGGGTCTTGGGCAAAAGAACAAGGTTTTAAACCTTGGAATTTTGATATGGAGGGGAAAGAAGAGCGACTGTTTGATGTTGGAGAAGAGGTTAATGTAGGAACTGAAATGAAGGGTTTTCAAGTTGAGAAAAAGTTTCTTCAATCGGAAGAGAAAGCTCTTAAAG GTTCTTGTACGAATGAATTCACAATCAAAAAGAGTGCAAATCCCTCGGTAAGGGTGTATTCAGAAGAAGTTTTGGAAATAGTTGAGATAATCAGGGGTGGTGGGCAGAATGTGAGGCAACAGTTAATTTTGGTGGCTTCAAAACTATCGTTCAAGTGTGTCGTAGAGATATTTGACCTTTTGAATGAACAAAGAATATCTGGATTGAAGTTCTTTAATTGGCTTCGGGACTCACATCCTGAATTTCACCGCAGTGCTTATGTCAATAGTCTGATTATTTGTAATTGTGGATGGTTAGATGACTATAAAACAATGTTCTCTTTGTTGGAGGAGTTTAAGACTGAACAAACTTGTTTGACTGACAAGGCTTTTGGGTTCTTAACTGTATTTGGATCTTGTAAGGATTCATTGATGAATTCGACAAAGAAAGTGGTTGATATGCTAATTGAGGTTGGAGGATCCTGCTGTGGTTCTGGTGTTTACGGATTAATCGAGATGTTTTGTAGTTTGGACTTGTTCGAAATGGCAACATTTGTAATAGAGATCACCGAAAGAACAGCTTCTCGCTACAATATTTTGATCCGTAAAAGGTGTCGGGCAGGCCAAATTGAAAAAGCACGAGCAATTATCGAAGAGATGTCTGAATTTGGTTGTTCTCCTAATACCAAGTCATATAATTACCTGCTTGGCTCATTGTGTAAGAATGATAAGCTGGAAGATGTGCGTATTGTGCTCGAAGAAATGAGAAATAAGGGTCTCAATCCAGATGCGATTACTTTTGAAACTTTAGTATATCATTTATCTAGTCGTGGTCAGGTTGAGTTTGCCTCtgaatttatgaatttgatGGTAAATGTGAATGTGAAACCACGTTCTACTACTCATGCTGCGTTTCTTAAAGTTTTGCTTGAAGCAGGAGAGCGTGAGAAAGCATATAAGTATGTGATTGACATGAGTGCCAAGTATAACCACAGTGTAAATACACTATACAGCTTGCTTGTGAGGCTTAATCAGAAGAAAGGAGACATTATGGCTGCTCAAAACATTCTCAATGAAATGATTGACAAGGGTCTAAAGCCAGACTTTggaattttcattaaatttgtaAAGCAGCTTGGGAAGACTAGAAGGAAAAGTTTGGCTCGAGATCTTAAGATGAAATACTCGGTTTTCTATTGTAGTACAAAAGCTAACAATTCTTTATCCAATTCGTTTGTCCCATGA